A single window of Mugil cephalus isolate CIBA_MC_2020 chromosome 1, CIBA_Mcephalus_1.1, whole genome shotgun sequence DNA harbors:
- the LOC125016515 gene encoding lamin-A-like, with amino-acid sequence MKQINQEEQQQREKCQNVKEQLETNNTENSSSSDSQETSGDIEVVVVDTYKFICLRNESDQDKPLGGRQLKVQINDSEPITYTFDPSMELKTGKSVTLYGPDYDESFAGPADLVWEDLKSWKSGDRVQVSLQ; translated from the exons atgaagcagatcaaccaagaagagcaacaacaacgagagaaatgtcaaaatgtcaaagagcagctggaaaccaaCAACACAGAG aacagcagcagctcagacagtcaggagacgtcaggagacatcgaagtggtggttgttgacaCCTACAAGTTTATCTGTCTGAGAAACGAGTCTGATCAG gacaaaccactgggaggacgtcagttaaaagtccagatcaacgatagtgaacccatcacatacacatttgatccatcaATGGAACTCAAGACTGGAAAGTCtgttact ttatacGGTCCAGACTATGACGAGAGTTTTGCTGGCCCTGCTGACCTGGTGTGGGAGGACCTGAAGTCCTggaagtctggagacagagtccaggtctctctgcagtga
- the LOC125016223 gene encoding butyrophilin subfamily 3 member A2-like, with protein sequence MCHQKTGPFLQSQFRVLLVYLLLHRFCRGQSQLIGSSQPITAVAGGDVILPCHLEPAQDVTTSTVEWSRSDLKPRFVHVLRVGQELMNIKNPSYNGRTLVLVEELKHGNISLKLSEVKPGDEGTYRCFIPEKTEEAFVELVVASVPVSSPVISLSGMDRDRGGVVLQCESRGWYPEPEVLWLDAEGNLLSAG encoded by the exons atGTGTCACCAGAAGACAGGACCGTTCCTTCAGTCTCAGTTCAGAGTGTTGCTTGTTTATCTTCTCCTACATCGCTTTTGTAGAG GTCAGTCTCAGTTAATCGGTTCCTCTCAGCCAATAACTGCTGTAGCTGGTGGAGATGTAATCCTGCCATGTCACCTGGAACCTGCACAAGACGTCACCACCAGTACAGTGGAGTGGAGCAGATCTGACCTGAAGCCCAGGTTCGTCCATGTGTTACGGGTTGGTCAGGAACTCATGAATATCAAAAACCCATCCTATAATGGGAGAACATTGGTGTTGGTTGAAGAACTGAAGCAcggaaacatttcactgaaactctctgaAGTCAAACCCGGTGATGAAGGGACATACAGATGCTTTATtccagaaaagacagaagaagctTTTGTAgagcttgttgttg CATCAGTTCCTGTCTCCTCAcccgtcatcagtttatcagggatggacagagacagaggaggagtggtgttacagtgtgaatccagaggctggtatccagagcctgaggtgttgtggctggacgctgagggaaacctgctctctgctgga